TGGCCTGAGTTCCTATCAGATGCTGCTACCGAATTGAACCCTCCTAATAATGTGTTAAATGTTGTTTGTGGTTCGTTCGGTTCTTCCCTGTAGTGTTTGTTCTTGTTGCTTCTTGTATAGTCTGCTCTGTAACTATTCAATTCTTGCTTCCATATAATCTGCTTCTTGTCTAACCTGCTCTAGTATAATCTGGTCTTCTGTGCAATGATCTTCTTGTAAATGTTCAGTTTCTGCTTCAATACTCTGTTCTACTTATAATTTGCTCTGTGCTGATTCTCTTCTTGTGAAAAGTTGCAGTCTGGAGTGCCCTTGGTTCTGGCTCAACCTCCTGCAATGGCTTCCTGTCCGAGCTCTCTCCTCTTGGCCtgatttcggacaagcacgtcacCTTACTCCCCCTTGGCACTCAACCGGGTTCCTGTGTTCCTGTCCACAGCCGCAATTCTCACCGTCGTCGCTGGAACCTGCTGCTCTGTGCGTTCGCCTCCCAGGGACATGTATGTGCTTTTCTACTTGTTTTCCTTCGTTTAAGCTGGTCGCCGAAGCAAATCAATAAGGACAGCTTGCTGCTTTGTTTAGTTGACCGGACTCGACAGCAGAGCACCATGCCGGACAGGAGAGGAGCGACCCTGCTCGAGGACCTCCCTGAGGAAATCATTGACAGGATACTCATCCGATTGCCGCCCAAGGATGTCGGCCAGTGCCGTGCTGTCAGTACGTCATGGTGCAGTGCCACCTCCACGCCCGAATTTATGCTCGAACACCACCACCGCCAGCCATCGCTCCCCATCATCGACGGGCGCGGGCGGCCTGCCAGTTTCGTCGTCTTCCAAGGCCCTGGCGCCGGCGCCTCCAGTCAACAGCTCTGGCCCTTCATCCCGGGTTTCAAGCACTACCGCAAAAAACCTCGGCTCTCAGTCGCCTGTGATGGCTTCCTCATCCTCATAGAGGGAAATGAATACTACATCTACAACCCGGTCATCGACAAGCGTGCTCTCCTACCGGACCCTCGAGCTAGGAACGCTGGGTGGAGAGACATAATTGGTTTCTATCGGCACCAGCCAACTGGAGAATACAGGGTGCTCTGGGCCGTATTCCGTCGTCTCTCGGTGGTCAGACCCAGCTTATACATCCTCGCAGTGGGATCCGATGAGCGGAGGCACGTCAGTCAGAATGCCAACAGTCTCGTCACCTTCCATGAAACATAAGTTAATGAGCGTGTTGCGCTATTTGAACCATTGTCCACCAGCAGTTCACCACCGTGGCAGCCTGCACTGGTGTCCTTTTTCTGTTTGCGGTGTCGCCGACATTACTGGAGGCAGCGGAGACATTGTTGTGTTCGACACAGAAGCGGAGCTATTCCGGTGGATGTGCAGTCCTGACCAGCTGTACCCTAATAGGAGCTTGTTCGATATGAATGGGACACTTGGTTTCTGGGGCAGCTCAATCGAGGGTGATGCAGATGGTTGTTTGAGTTTCACCGCTTTGGATATTTGGGTGATGCAGGACTACAAGGCTGGAATCTGGGATTTCAAGCACCGGATTGACCTGGCAACGGTCGACGCATCACGGCAACTTTAGCTGACCTCttgcaaaaggaaaaagaaaacaccacttcattCAAAAGTGCGATGGTTCAATGATATGGTTGCGCTTAACGAGCGTGAGCTGCTGATCATGTTTAACAGTAAGCATGTGTTGCGTTGCGGCACTGATGGCAAGGTCTTAGGTTTGGTGAAGATTGGAGAGAGTCAATACTGTATGTCGCTTACTCCCCGCCGCTTCCAAGAGAGCATTATTCCAATTCCGTCCCTTGAGATGCAAGCAGAAGAGGAGACTTCCGTTCTCCACGGGGTGTCTCTGAAGGTTCAAAGACTCCTTCCCTGGCTTTCTTTGCCATTGGGCCCAGAGCTTGTCTTTTTTTTCAGTTATTGCTTTTGGCTGACAGAGTCGCACTCTAGCATTTCCTTAGATGTTAGTTACTGCATTTTTAGTTGCGGAAATGTTATGGTTAGTCTGGATCTCTCCTTGCAAGGCTGGTTGTTCAGAATGCAAACTCTTGAGTATTACTTGTTGCTTGTAGCACTCGGTTGATCCTGCTGCTTGTGTCACCATGTTTTCATCGGGGCCATGATTGCATATGTAACTGTGTGTATTATGGCAGTCAATTAGCACAAATTTGCATCTGATTGTTACCTTGGTGCTGCAAGCTATGATGGAAGAAAGAACCTTTGGTCATGTGGTGGGAGTATTGGCTGGAGTTTAATTTGCTTGCTGCTTTTTGTTTTGCGTAGAAACGGTCGACTTGAAGGTGTGCAGTCCTGGAGCAAGATAAATACGCGCTTTGTTTTTGGTTCATCTTTCTTACATATGGTGTCAGTTTTGCCGATTTAAGATAAGAATGCTGAGCTTAGGCACTTTAACAGTTGAGGTGGTGGCCGTAGAGACATCATTTCGGAGTCCACCTCTTCATCGGCGGCGAAGAACCTGGTACTTGTATAAAGTGTCTCGCCATGAAGCTAAAGAGATTTTTTTTTCCTTCGTCGGCTGCTGGTTACTACAGTATATCATCATGTTGGTGTGTGCATGTATgagcttgatgttttaataaaggAGACCACCTTTTTTCCAGAAACAAATAGCAACCATTTGCTTTCTGTACATTTATTTACTTGTTCGGTTGTAGCGACATTTCTTTCTAGAGTTTTACTAACTGGTTAAGGTATGTTATTTTCAATCCACTTGTTTCTGTTGTTTGAAGTTGAAAACTCTAGAGAGGTTGTAGAAAAAGATTTTGGTGGCATACTGTAGTAACCAGCAGCCGACTGGATTGAATGTTTAAGACTGCTCCAGACCTTTGTGCATGTATACAACATGATTGGGAAAAATTGTATTAACCAGATGGGCTTGACTGAATGGGCCTCCTCAAAACCTTGAAGGAGGGACTACTAGCATGTATGGTCAGACATGTCTATAGCAAGTATGGCTCTGGTacatacatagttttttcttttcttttctgaggGGTTGGTACATATAATAGCTAAATACTCCTAACACCTAGCTATATACAGATGTTACTTCAAATGACTTGTTGTCAAGGATGGTTACGCCAGGCCCACTAAATTTCTAattggatttattttattttttgttagaATTTATAGGATTTCTCCCTTCCTAGCACATCTCATCTTACAATCGAAGTGAAAACTTGCTGAAGAGTATCAACTAGGAATAGCGAGGTACTAGCTAGCTGGGCAGGGACTCATCATCCTTGCTACATTTCCTGAAAGGTACCACAAAACTCAACCTAGAGGGTACCAAAATGTAGGGATTGTCTCTTGTCTTCTTGTGACACTATTCATGTTTAGAGTTTAATATTTCAAAGGTTGTACACAGTTACCTTTGAACATCCACAAACTTTTTTGAAATTTATTATCCTTCAAAATTTCAGTTTCGTAGCATCTCTAGCATATCCCAAATATTCACCCCCACATACGAGCggtctaagagcatctctagcatatCCCATAAACCGGGCCATCCGGAATAAAAACCGCCGGTTTACGGGATGTGGGCGATTTTTCCAGCCCGAATAGATGCCGCAAAATCGGTCGTCCCAAATTTTTTTTTGCGTGATCCTGCATACTTCGTGTCGTTTCCGCCATACCTACAGGATTCACCACTATTTTGCCGGATCCTTTTTCCTTGGCGTGAAGGCCATTTCCgcccgcttccgttcccgcttcactccccgccgccaccgccgcatcTCCCAGCCAGTTCTTGGTGCCCCATGCTGCCCCGCGCTGTCCATTAGATCCACCACCCCACGCCACATAAATTCCACCAAATTTGGTGACCAGGGGTGCCCATTTGTGTCCGCAGGCTAGTGGCCATCACCGGCGCCATGGATCCACCCCGGAGCTTGGCGCGCGGGCTTGTAGCCGGCGGATCTGGTTGTTTCCGGCACCGGTGAGCCTTGAAATCGCTCGAGGGACAGCCGCGTGCAACGGAAGAAGGGGTTTTGGCCAGAGGGGAAGAAGAAAGGGGCGGCCGGCTTTGCTTCGGCTGACGAAGAGAAGAAAGGGGCGCCCGACTTTGCTTCGGCAGAAGGTATGTTCAATGCTTGCCGAATATTTTAATTCAATGTTGACCGCGAGAAATTCATGGTCGGGCATCTTTTTAGATGGATTGGAGTTTGTCTTCGTCATCGTCTTTGTCGGATGATTCAAACATAGAAGAGATGATCTTGCACGACGATGTCGACAACC
This region of Triticum aestivum cultivar Chinese Spring chromosome 2D, IWGSC CS RefSeq v2.1, whole genome shotgun sequence genomic DNA includes:
- the LOC123050831 gene encoding F-box protein At5g18160 — translated: MPDRRGATLLEDLPEEIIDRILIRLPPKDVGQCRAVSTSWCSATSTPEFMLEHHHRQPSLPIIDGRGRPASFVVFQGPGAGASSQQLWPFIPGFKHYRKKPRLSVACDGFLILIEGNEYYIYNPVIDKRALLPDPRARNAGWRDIIGFYRHQPTGEYRVLWAVFRRLSVVRPSLYILAVGSDERRHVSQNANSLVTFHET